A part of Oncorhynchus masou masou isolate Uvic2021 chromosome 30, UVic_Omas_1.1, whole genome shotgun sequence genomic DNA contains:
- the trdmt1 gene encoding tRNA (cytosine(38)-C(5))-methyltransferase isoform X2: MENLRVLELYSGIGGMHYALTESGVAAKVVAAVDVNTTANEIYKHNFPNTPLLPKTIEGMTLDDFNKLAFDMILMSPPCQPFTRIGLQGDISDPRTKSFLYILDLLPRLIKLPRFILLENVKGFETSSARDSLVKTLKECGYNYQELMVSPTCLGMPNSRLRYFMIAKAPPGSFSFHTTSEIQEGFPQTADKVLLEPSSPISPSPTSTAYQEEDHKEDEGGILYKLERAQDAERKSSQNRDQSLRQISVYLEDQGEGEMEQYLLPTKTLLRYALLMDIVRPTCRRSVCFTKGYGHYVEGTGSVLQSCMESDMEAAFKSPECLSDEEKLNQLSRLKLRYFSPREIANLMGFPKHFNMCQ, encoded by the exons ATGGAAAACCTCAGAGTATTAGAATTGTACAGCGGAATTGGAGGAATGCATTATGCATTAACAG AGAGTGGTGTTGCAGCAAAGGTGGTAGCTGCAGTGGATGTGAACACCACTGCCAATGAGATCTACAAACACAACTTCCCCAACACTCCTTTACTTCCCAAGACCATAGAG GGAATGACATTGGATGATTTCAACAAACTGGCGTTTGATATGATCTTGATGAGCCCTCCATGCCAACCTTTCACTag GATTGGGTTACAAGGTGACATATCTGACCCCAGAACCAAGAGCTTTCTCTACATCCTCGACCTTCTACCAAG GCTCATCAAGTTGCCACGCTTCATTCTGCTGGAGAACGTGAAAGGCTTTGAGACGTCCTCTGCCAG AGACTCTTTGGTGAAAACGCTAAAGGAATGTGGATACAACTATCAGGAGCTCATGGTTTCTCCTACATGT CTGGGGATGCCCAACTCCAGACTCCGGTATTTCATGATTGCCAAAGCACCACCAGGATCTTTCTCCTTCCACACCACTTCAGAG ATCCAGGAAGGTTTCCCGCAAACCGCAGACAAGGTCTTATTAGAGCCCAGTTCTCCAATCTCACCTAGTCCTACTTCAACCGCCTACCAAGAGGAAGATCACAAGGAAGATGAAGGTGGTATCCTGTACAAGCTGGAGCGGGCTCAGGATGCTGAGAGGAAGAGCAgtcagaacagagaccagtcCCTCAGACAGATCAGTGTCTATCTGGAGGACcagggagaaggggagatggAGCAGTACCTCCTTCCCACGAAGACCTTGCTGCGCTACGCTCTGCTCATGGATATAGTCAGGCCCACCTGCAGGAGATCTGTCTGCTTCACCAAAGG CTATGGACACTACGTTGAGGGAACAGGCTCTGTGCTTCAGTCCTGTATGGAATCCGAT ATGGAAGCAGCGTTTAAGTCTCCGGAGTGTCTGTCTGATGAGGAGAAACTAAATCAGCTCTCCAGGTTGAAGCTCCGCTACTTCTCCCCCAGAGAGATAGCCAACCTCATGGGCTTCCCCAAGCACTTCA ACATGTGTCAATAG
- the trdmt1 gene encoding tRNA (cytosine(38)-C(5))-methyltransferase isoform X1, whose translation MENLRVLELYSGIGGMHYALTESGVAAKVVAAVDVNTTANEIYKHNFPNTPLLPKTIEGMTLDDFNKLAFDMILMSPPCQPFTRIGLQGDISDPRTKSFLYILDLLPRLIKLPRFILLENVKGFETSSARDSLVKTLKECGYNYQELMVSPTCLGMPNSRLRYFMIAKAPPGSFSFHTTSEIQEGFPQTADKVLLEPSSPISPSPTSTAYQEEDHKEDEGGILYKLERAQDAERKSSQNRDQSLRQISVYLEDQGEGEMEQYLLPTKTLLRYALLMDIVRPTCRRSVCFTKGYGHYVEGTGSVLQSCMESDMEAAFKSPECLSDEEKLNQLSRLKLRYFSPREIANLMGFPKHFTVPKNISTKQQYRVLGNSLNVHVVARLIELLVS comes from the exons ATGGAAAACCTCAGAGTATTAGAATTGTACAGCGGAATTGGAGGAATGCATTATGCATTAACAG AGAGTGGTGTTGCAGCAAAGGTGGTAGCTGCAGTGGATGTGAACACCACTGCCAATGAGATCTACAAACACAACTTCCCCAACACTCCTTTACTTCCCAAGACCATAGAG GGAATGACATTGGATGATTTCAACAAACTGGCGTTTGATATGATCTTGATGAGCCCTCCATGCCAACCTTTCACTag GATTGGGTTACAAGGTGACATATCTGACCCCAGAACCAAGAGCTTTCTCTACATCCTCGACCTTCTACCAAG GCTCATCAAGTTGCCACGCTTCATTCTGCTGGAGAACGTGAAAGGCTTTGAGACGTCCTCTGCCAG AGACTCTTTGGTGAAAACGCTAAAGGAATGTGGATACAACTATCAGGAGCTCATGGTTTCTCCTACATGT CTGGGGATGCCCAACTCCAGACTCCGGTATTTCATGATTGCCAAAGCACCACCAGGATCTTTCTCCTTCCACACCACTTCAGAG ATCCAGGAAGGTTTCCCGCAAACCGCAGACAAGGTCTTATTAGAGCCCAGTTCTCCAATCTCACCTAGTCCTACTTCAACCGCCTACCAAGAGGAAGATCACAAGGAAGATGAAGGTGGTATCCTGTACAAGCTGGAGCGGGCTCAGGATGCTGAGAGGAAGAGCAgtcagaacagagaccagtcCCTCAGACAGATCAGTGTCTATCTGGAGGACcagggagaaggggagatggAGCAGTACCTCCTTCCCACGAAGACCTTGCTGCGCTACGCTCTGCTCATGGATATAGTCAGGCCCACCTGCAGGAGATCTGTCTGCTTCACCAAAGG CTATGGACACTACGTTGAGGGAACAGGCTCTGTGCTTCAGTCCTGTATGGAATCCGAT ATGGAAGCAGCGTTTAAGTCTCCGGAGTGTCTGTCTGATGAGGAGAAACTAAATCAGCTCTCCAGGTTGAAGCTCCGCTACTTCTCCCCCAGAGAGATAGCCAACCTCATGGGCTTCCCCAAGCACTTCA CTGTCCCAAAGAACATTTCCACCAAGCAGCAATACCGAGTCCTGGGGAATAGCCTGAATGTACATGTGGTTGCCCGGCTCATAGAACTCTTGGTATCCTAA
- the vim gene encoding vimentin, with product MNRTTNRQTTSSSSYKRMFGGEGRPSVGMARSTLSSRQYSSPVRSSRMSYSVSSAPPSIYASKNIRLRSSAPMPRLSSDTVDFALSDAINSEFKANRTNEKAEMQHLNDRFASYIDKVRFLEQQNKILLAELEQLKGKGASRIGDLYEDEMRDLRRQVDQLTNEKAHVEVDRDNMGEDIERLREKLQDEMIQKEEAEHNLQSFRQDVDNASLARLDLERKVESLQEEIIFLRKLHDEEVAELQAQIQDQHVQIDMDVAKPDLTAALRDVRVQYETLASRNLQDSEDWYKSKFADLSEAANRNTDAIRQAKQEANEYRRQVQALTCEVDSLKGTNESMERQMRELEESFGCEANNFQDTISRLEDDIRNMKDEMARHLREYQDLLNVKMALDIEIATYRKLLEGEESRITTPMPNFSSFNLRESMLEARPMIDNLSKKVVIKTIETRDGHVINESTQNHDDLE from the exons ATGAACCGGACAACCAACAGGCAAACCACCTCTTCATCCTCTTACAAGAGGATGTTCGGCGGCGAAGGACGGCCCAGTGTCGGGATGGCTCGGTCCACCTTGTCTAGCCGCCAGTACTCGAGCCCGGTGCGCTCCTCTCGGATGTCCTACAGCGTCTCCTCCGCTCCGCCGAGCATTTACGCCTCCAAGAATATCCGACTTCGCAGCAGCGCCCCGATGCCCCGGCTCTCGTCGGATACGGTGGACTTCGCCCTGTCCGATGCCATCAACTCGGAGTTCAAAGCCAACCGGACCAACGAGAAGGCGGAGATGCAGCACCTCAATGACAGGTTCGCCAGCTACATCGACAAAGTGCGCTTTCTGGAGCAGCAAAACAAGATCCTGTTAGCGGAGCTGGAGCAGCTAAAGGGCAAAGGCGCGTCCCGTATCGGGGATCTGTACGAAGATGAGATGAGGGATCTGCGGAGGCAGGTGGACCAGCTCACAAATGAGAAAGCCCATGTCGAAGTGGACCGGGACAACATGGGAGAGGACAtcgagaggctcagagagaa GCTCCAAGATGAGATGATCCAGAAAGAGGAAGCTGAGCACAACCTGCAGAGCTTCAGACAG GATGTGGACAATGCCTCCCTTGCTCGTCTGGACCTGGAGAGGAAGGTGGAGTCTCTTCAGGAGGAAATCATCTTCCTCAGGAAGCTGCATGACGAG GAGGTTGCTGAGCTGCAGGCACAGATCCAGGATCAGCATGTCCAGATTGATATGGATGTGGCCAAGCCTGATCTGACGGCTGCCCTGAGGGACGTGCGTGTGCAGTACGAGACCCTGGCCAGCAGGAACCTCCAGGACTCTGAAGACTGGTACAAGTCCAAG TTTGCTGACCTGTCGGAGGCTGCAAACCGTAACACCGATGCCATCCGGCAGGCCAAGCAGGAGGCTAACGAGTACAGGCGTCAGGTACAGGCCCTAACCTGTGAGGTGGATTCTCTCAAAGGAACT AATGAGTCCATGGAGCGTCAGATGAGGGAGCTGGAGGAGAGCTTTGGCTGCGAGGCTAATAACTTCCAGGACACCATCTCTCGCCTGGAAGACGACATCAGGAACATGAAGGATGAGATGGCCCGTCACCTCAGAGAGTACCAGGACCTTCTCAACGTCAAGATGGCCCTGGACATAGAGATCGCCACCTACAGGAAGCTgctggagggagaagagagcag AATTACCACTCCCATGCCCAACTTCTCATCATTTAACCTGAGAG AATCCATGCTGGAGGCAAGACCAATGATTGACAACCTGTCAAAGAAGGTTGTGATCAAGACCATTGAAACTAGAGATGGTCAT GTGATCAATGAGTCCACCCAGAACCATGATGACTTGGAGTGA